A single genomic interval of Malania oleifera isolate guangnan ecotype guangnan chromosome 13, ASM2987363v1, whole genome shotgun sequence harbors:
- the LOC131145573 gene encoding rac-like GTP-binding protein ARAC8, translating to MASSASRFIKCVTVGDGAVGKTCLLICYTSNKFPTDYIPTVFDNFSANVVAEGMTVNLGLWDTAGQEDYNRLRPLSYRGADVFVLAFSLVSRASYENVLKKWISELQHYAPSIPVVLVGTKLDLREDRYYLADHPGLVPVTTAQGEELRKQIGAAYYIECSSKTQQNVKAVFDAAIKVVIKPPQRQKEKKQKPQRGCLLNVLCGRSFMGLQ from the exons ATGGCTTCAAGCGCTTCAAGGTTCATCAAATGCGTGACAGTGGGAGATGGGGCTGTGGGGAAAACTTGCTTGCTCATCTGCTACACCAGTAACAAGTTCCCCACT GACTATATACCCACGGTGTTTGATAATTTCAgtgcaaatgtggtggctgaagGCATGACAGTGAACTTAGGCCTCTGGGACACAGCTG GCCAAGAAGATTACAACAGATTAAGGCCCTTGAGCTACCGCGGGGCAGATGTCTTTGTCTTGGCTTTCTCATTAGTTAGCCGTGCAAGCTATGAGAATGTACTCAAAAAG TGGATCTCTGAACTTCAGCATTATGCACCAAGCATACCAGTTGTACTTGTAGGCACCAAATTGG ATCTTCGCGAAGACAGGTACTATTTAGCTGATCATCCTGGATTGGTACCTGTCACCACTGCACAG GGAGAGGAACTCCGTAAACAGATTGGGGCTGCATATTATATTGAATGCAGCTCAAAAACTCAGCAG AATGTGAAAGCCGTTTTTGATGCTGCCATTAAAGTAGTTATCAAGCCACCTCAAAGACAAAAAGAGAAGAAGCAAAAGCCACAACGGGGATGTCTATT AAATGTTCTTTGTGGAAGGAGCTTCATGGGTCTTCAATAA